A genomic window from Anthonomus grandis grandis chromosome 2, icAntGran1.3, whole genome shotgun sequence includes:
- the LOC126750449 gene encoding mediator of RNA polymerase II transcription subunit 31 isoform X1, with the protein MAGMAGKGWSYVPGVPETEDQQKIRFQVELEFVQCLGNPNYLNFLAQRGFMKESTFINYLKYLLYWKEPEYAKYLKYPMCLYFLDLLQYEHFRRELVNAQCTKFIDDQQILLWQHYTRRRSRLMATAAPNGANQEQNTSLPPSNAQQNGHINMNTKMS; encoded by the exons ATGGCCGGGATGGCAGGCAAAG GTTGGAGCTATGTTCCAGGTGTTCCAGAGACCGAGGATCAGCAAAAGATCCGATTTCAAGTAGAATTAGAATTTGTGCAATGCCTGGGCAATCCAAATTACTTAAACT TTTTAGCTCAGCGAGGTTTCATGAAAGAATCCAccttcattaattatttaaaatacttactgTACTGGAAAGAACCGGAATATGCCAAGTACTTAAAGTACCCCATGTGTCTCTACTTTTTGGATCTGCTTCAGTACGAACATTTCCGTAGAGAACTAGTTAATGCCCAATGTACAAAATTCATTGATGACCAGCAGATTTTGTTGTGGCAGCACTATACCAGGCGTAGAAGCAGACTTATGGCCACTGCTGCTCCTAATGGGGCCAATCAGGAGCAAAACACTTCTTTACCTCCGAGTAATGCACAGCAAAATGGACATATAAATATGAATACTAAGATGTCCTAG
- the LOC126750449 gene encoding mediator of RNA polymerase II transcription subunit 31 isoform X2 produces MAGMAGKGWSYVPGVPETEDQQKIRFQVELEFVQCLGNPNYLNFLAQRGFMKESTFINYLKYLLYWKEPEYAKELVNAQCTKFIDDQQILLWQHYTRRRSRLMATAAPNGANQEQNTSLPPSNAQQNGHINMNTKMS; encoded by the exons ATGGCCGGGATGGCAGGCAAAG GTTGGAGCTATGTTCCAGGTGTTCCAGAGACCGAGGATCAGCAAAAGATCCGATTTCAAGTAGAATTAGAATTTGTGCAATGCCTGGGCAATCCAAATTACTTAAACT TTTTAGCTCAGCGAGGTTTCATGAAAGAATCCAccttcattaattatttaaaatacttactgTACTGGAAAGAACCGGAATATGCCAA AGAACTAGTTAATGCCCAATGTACAAAATTCATTGATGACCAGCAGATTTTGTTGTGGCAGCACTATACCAGGCGTAGAAGCAGACTTATGGCCACTGCTGCTCCTAATGGGGCCAATCAGGAGCAAAACACTTCTTTACCTCCGAGTAATGCACAGCAAAATGGACATATAAATATGAATACTAAGATGTCCTAG